The genomic stretch GGGGCCAAGATCAGACCTGATTCTGTTTTCTTTCTGAAGCTCCTGCACTTATCAGCTATGGCTGGAAATCTTATGCTGCAGCCATTCAATATTATCCTGTTTTCCCCGGCTGAGCAGGTCCCTGCAGTAAGAAGTGTGAAAGCTATGCGCCTGCAGAAAGAGGAGTGATTTCCTGTCTTTGTCGGGAAAGGTTTTGCCCGTCCTTACTTCAAGTTCCTGCCATACCAATGGGTCGGTTTGCCGGAACTCCGGCGTTCCCAGGTGATAGGTATCGGCGTCACATAGTATCTTTTCAGTCAGTGTGACGGGGCTGGCCGTCAGGCGGGTAGCCATGATACAGCCTGCTATTGCTTTGAGTAAATGATCCGCTATTTCTTTTTCCAGGAAAGAGTACATGATGCGTGTGCTTGTTTCCTCATGCTGTTCCATACTGCCCTGCAAATGACCGGTATCATGGTACCAGGCTGCGGCCAGCAGGATAAAAAGGTTGGAAGCATCCAGCTTATAGGCGCCAGCAATCTCCGCTGCGCGTTTGACCACCTCCCGGGTGTGCCGGAGATCATGGTAAAGAAGGTTTGTTGTATTGCCCTTGTTGAATAGCTCTTCCACCAGCTGTTGTATCCTTAATAGGAGGGGCCTGTTTTCCATTTCAGGAGCTGTTTATTCTGATTGCTTTTTGCGTTTTAATAACCAGCTGGTCGACTGGTACCATGCTATGGCCTCGGTGACCAGGCTATCGGCTGTTTTGATAGGGATGGATCTTCCGCTGCTGAGATCTGTAATATAAGAGTGTACATTTCTGACCGGGGACTGGATGACCAGCCGGTCATTGCGTAAATAGCCCAATCCCTGGTAAGTGCTGATAAAAGCCCTTGATTTATCGGGGCCAGCGTTCAATACATCCTGGCCGAAGAATTTTGACCGGTAATTAAATTGAAGTAGTCCCAGCAGCGTAGGGGCCACGTCTATCTGCGCCATCAGGCTGTTTACCTGCCCGGGAACAACAAGCTTCGGCGCATAGATAAGCAGGGGGATATGATAGCCGTTTACCGGCAGCTCCACGCTGCCTGCACTGCCGGCGCAATGATCTGCTACAATCACAAAAACGGTACTGTCAAACCATTTTCTGGTGCTTGCTTCCCGGAGGAATTTATTAAT from Candidatus Pseudobacter hemicellulosilyticus encodes the following:
- a CDS encoding HD domain-containing protein, whose product is MENRPLLLRIQQLVEELFNKGNTTNLLYHDLRHTREVVKRAAEIAGAYKLDASNLFILLAAAWYHDTGHLQGSMEQHEETSTRIMYSFLEKEIADHLLKAIAGCIMATRLTASPVTLTEKILCDADTYHLGTPEFRQTDPLVWQELEVRTGKTFPDKDRKSLLFLQAHSFHTSYCRDLLSRGKQDNIEWLQHKISSHS